The Syntrophorhabdaceae bacterium genome has a window encoding:
- the pth gene encoding aminoacyl-tRNA hydrolase: protein MHLLCGLGNKGSDYAFTRHNIGYLVIDRFSERFKIPVKKKDSGCRIGSKEDLILAKPDTYMNLSGGPVARLAGKFKVSPDRMIVIHDDMDMEFGKMRIRSGGRDGGHKGVRSVIESVGGVDFWRLKIGIGRNPSMAAEEYVLARFDGDETRELADIIDIACDALKVFVFEGGPKAMSLYNRRGPE, encoded by the coding sequence TTGCATCTACTATGTGGGCTTGGCAACAAGGGCTCCGATTACGCCTTTACGCGGCATAATATTGGTTATCTTGTCATAGACCGTTTCTCAGAGCGTTTCAAGATACCCGTCAAGAAGAAAGATTCGGGTTGCAGGATCGGGTCGAAAGAAGACCTGATCCTTGCAAAACCCGATACGTACATGAACCTGTCCGGCGGTCCCGTGGCCAGGCTGGCCGGGAAATTCAAAGTGTCCCCCGATCGTATGATCGTCATACACGACGACATGGACATGGAATTTGGCAAGATGCGGATCCGTTCCGGCGGAAGGGACGGGGGTCACAAGGGCGTTCGTTCCGTCATCGAGAGCGTCGGCGGCGTGGACTTCTGGCGTCTTAAGATAGGCATAGGAAGGAATCCATCCATGGCTGCCGAGGAATACGTACTGGCGCGGTTCGATGGAGATGAGACCCGGGAACTCGCGGATATCATCGATATCGCCTGCGACGCCTTAAAGGTTTTTGTCTTCGAAGGCGGCCCAAAGGCGATGAGTCTCTACAACAGGCGCGGACCGGAGTGA